In Negativicutes bacterium, a single genomic region encodes these proteins:
- a CDS encoding D-aminoacylase: protein MLDLLIRNARVIDGTGFASYPADVAVKDGLLRQIGDLSGVAAKAVIDAQGKALAPGFIDIHTHSDTTLLTDYRGQSHLQQGVTTEVLGQCGGSLVPRSRAMAVQQKELQLRLSPQTEPFMGTGTAEYLAELEKRGISQNVVFVLGQGNLRQIVMNYDAGPANAAQLEQMKQLVHQSMREGAAGLSTGLIYAPGLYAATDEIVELAKVAAKYNGIYFTHIRGENDTVIEAVQEALAIGRRAGIKVQISHLKAMGRHMWGKSSEILALLETARKEGIDVSFDQYPYTAAACGLDTVLPPWASIGGKAKMVERLQDPAEKARMLADITNEHGLGDWISIYKGVGWDQIMITGFPPDTNLEGKMIAEIAAEQGRDAWDTCCDLIIRNQGERVSIVYFAIGEEDLERILCHPLQMVGSDTGAVSGEPGPGKPHPRAFGSFAGILGKYVREKKLFSLEEGVRKLSSAQAARLQLKDRGLIRPGYRADLVLFDPDTVGAPADYLNPRQYATGVAAVWVNGVLSVRDGVHTGAKAGMVLRHAK from the coding sequence ATGTTGGATTTACTGATCCGCAATGCCCGTGTGATCGACGGGACCGGTTTCGCTTCCTATCCGGCTGACGTGGCAGTCAAAGACGGCCTGCTTCGGCAAATCGGCGACTTGAGCGGGGTTGCTGCCAAAGCAGTAATCGATGCGCAGGGCAAAGCCCTGGCGCCTGGTTTTATTGACATCCATACGCATTCCGATACCACTCTCTTGACCGATTATCGCGGTCAATCCCATCTCCAGCAAGGGGTAACCACCGAAGTGTTGGGACAATGCGGCGGATCGCTCGTCCCCCGCAGCAGGGCAATGGCTGTGCAGCAAAAGGAGCTGCAGCTGCGCCTGTCACCCCAGACAGAACCTTTCATGGGAACCGGCACAGCCGAGTATCTGGCAGAGTTGGAAAAACGTGGGATCAGTCAGAATGTTGTCTTTGTTTTGGGTCAGGGGAACCTGCGCCAAATCGTGATGAATTATGATGCCGGTCCGGCAAATGCAGCGCAGTTGGAACAGATGAAACAGTTGGTGCATCAATCAATGCGGGAAGGGGCTGCCGGTCTGTCCACCGGTTTGATTTATGCTCCCGGCCTCTATGCCGCCACCGACGAAATTGTGGAACTGGCCAAGGTCGCTGCCAAATACAACGGCATCTATTTTACCCATATCCGCGGTGAAAACGACACGGTGATCGAAGCCGTGCAGGAAGCCCTGGCAATCGGCCGCCGCGCCGGGATCAAAGTCCAGATTTCCCACCTGAAAGCGATGGGGCGACATATGTGGGGCAAATCGAGTGAAATCCTGGCGCTGCTCGAAACTGCCCGCAAAGAAGGCATCGATGTCAGCTTCGATCAATATCCTTATACGGCGGCTGCCTGCGGCCTGGATACCGTACTGCCACCCTGGGCTTCCATTGGCGGCAAAGCCAAAATGGTGGAACGTCTGCAAGATCCGGCTGAAAAAGCGAGGATGCTGGCCGACATCACCAATGAGCATGGTTTAGGCGACTGGATCAGTATTTATAAAGGGGTAGGTTGGGATCAGATTATGATCACCGGCTTTCCGCCGGATACCAATCTGGAAGGTAAGATGATTGCGGAAATTGCAGCGGAACAAGGGCGGGATGCCTGGGATACCTGCTGCGATCTGATCATCCGCAATCAGGGTGAACGCGTCAGTATCGTTTATTTTGCCATCGGCGAAGAAGATCTGGAACGTATTCTTTGCCATCCTTTGCAGATGGTCGGATCCGATACCGGCGCTGTCAGCGGCGAACCCGGTCCCGGCAAGCCGCATCCGCGGGCATTCGGCAGCTTTGCCGGTATCCTCGGCAAATATGTGCGGGAGAAAAAATTATTCAGTCTGGAAGAAGGCGTCCGCAAGCTGAGTTCCGCCCAGGCGGCACGTCTGCAGTTGAAGGACCGCGGCCTGATTCGACCGGGCTATCGGGCTGATCTGGTTTTATTTGATCCGGATACCGTCGGCGCTCCCGCCGATTATCTCAACCCCCGCCAATATGCCACCGGCGTTGCAGCGGTTTGGGTGAACGGGGTGCTCAGTGTGCGCGACGGCGTTCATACCGGTGCAAAAGCCGGCATGGTTCTGCGCCACGCCAAATAA